The Piliocolobus tephrosceles isolate RC106 chromosome 16, ASM277652v3, whole genome shotgun sequence DNA window TAGCAGAAGAGGAACTGTAAAATTTCACAAGGATGGTATGAGGATGAAAACTTATTTGGTTATTAAAAAgctgtaggccaggcgcggtggctcacacctataatcccagcactttgggaggccaaggcaggtggatcacgaggtcaggagttcgagaccagcctggccaacatggcgaaatactgtctctactaaaaacacaaaaattagctggctgtggtggcacacgcctgtaatcccagctactcaggaggctgaggcaggagaatcgcttgaaccctgcaagcgaaggttgcagggagccaagatcatgccactgcactccagcctgggcgacagagtgagacttcatctcaaaaaaaaaaaaaaaaaaaaaaagttgtaaggaAACTTTATGATTTTCCATTACAATGTTCTCTGTATATTTGAAAGTAGAATGTGTTAGTACTCTGTAAATAGTTCAATACTGAGTACTTCAGACTCCCAAGAGTGATACCTAAGGGGATTGAAAGTGGAttggtaaaataatttatgtagctaCTCCATCTTCAAGGAGTTGCAGCATAAATCCCCACTGTTTAAGTGTGGGTGCACAAAGTGACTTCCTTCCGAAGAGTATAGTATGAAAGCGGGGGAATAAGCTGACAGTGGAGAAACCTAACAAACAGTACCTCAGCCAGCAGACCAAGGTTAACATCAAGTGATAAGGCATGTTGATAGTATGTCTCCTTGATACGATGTGATGAGAATGTCATTTTATCTCTGTAATCTTCATCCTAAGAACCCATAATTCCAGTCTAATATGGAGAAAGACAAAATTCCATTAGAgaggcattctacaaaatacctcaTCAGTTAAAGCCAGGTCAAGACCTTCAAAAACAAGAGAAGTCTGACCCAGCCAAGGGGAATCTAAGGAGATACAATGACTATAGGTAATGTGGGATCCCGCATGAGATCCtggagcaaaaacaaacaaaaagaaacggGGTGGAGAGGACATTGAATAAAAAAGTAAGGAAATGTGAATAAAGTTTGGACTTCAGTTAATagtaatgtatcaatattggttcattaattgtaagaAATGTACCATACCAATGTAAGATGTCAGTAATAGGGAAAATCGGGAGGGAGTATGTAAAAACTCCCTGCACtgtttttgcaatttttctgtaaatataaaactcttctaaaacaaaaagtttatataaaaagagTGGATGGGTACTTCTGACAGACAACTATTACTCATTTGGTTAAGTCTCCTCTCATAGGATTTAGTTTATCACATAGGATTTACAAGGATCAATTACTTACAAAAAACCGAGAAGCCAATAAAACACACTGTGGATTTATACTTtgacaaaaactggaatgacAAACTTGTAGGGAGTCAAGATAATGCCTACATCTATCTTCATTATCATCACCTTAAGAAGCGAGCAGTTGAGACCAGACCATGAATCCAGACATGGTAACTGACAATGGGTGGATCTGACTCACTGAGTCACATTTCATGGCTTATGCTATATAGATAAAATTAACAGTgactaaaaatgaaattactgaCAAAGGTTGCTCCTGGACCATATGAGATAGTCCAAGTACTGACTCGgctcaaaggaaataaaaccgAAAACTCTTGATCTCACCCAAAATAACCATTCTGCACCCTGTCTGAACCTTGGGCTCTCTCTACTAACCAGCCTACTCAAAACCACTACTGAGGGTGGTGTCCCGCTGCTAAGAAACAGACAACACACAGGGCCTTTCGGGTCACCAAACTAGTAGCCAAGAAGGAACCATCAAAGACGAGGGCATGATCCCCTTCGGAGCTCCCTGATCTTGACTAATCATTCATCCCTACAGAAAAAGCCAATCTGGCTCTTGCCTTACAACTGGGCCCATTTTTAAAGCAAGGTCACTTCATCAACCTAGATGCGTTTGCACTGGGGGAGCTCTCTCACATCGCCTCATACTTGAAGTGAAAATGAAGATTCAACGTTCCTCTTGAGTGGGAAGGCCCAGAGGCGCCTTCTTGGCTCAGCAGTGGCTCCTCTGGGTCTTGGTCTTGCGGGTAAAGAATGCAATTAGGTAAAAATCGCGTGTCAGTTTGAAAGAGATTGGACACACAGTTTCAGTGTTCATGAGAAGAGAGGCGTAGGAAATCCCCACACGGGCCTCTCTGCTTCACGTGAGGGGGAAATTGTCACAAGTCTCTGCCTTCCTCAGGTCCCCTTCCTAGGGGATTCCTCATCGCATCCCCTAGCCGCCCTACCCCACCACGGTCCTTGTGACTCGCGGTGTTCTCTCCTTGATCCCTTCAGCCCCTAGACTGGGGAATCCCCGGAACGCGACGCTGTGGCTTCTTTTCCTttactctcttcctccctttcgcTCCACTCAGAGAACAAGGGGGCAGGAGCGCGAGAAAATGGCGCCGGAAGCGAGGCGCGAAGAGTTCGCGTGCCTGCTGCTCTGTGGGCGCGAGGGGAGCTGGCGTTCGCCTCGCCTCCCTCGCGATCGCCCAGCCCCAGCGCGCGAGAATCGAAGCACGCACGCGCTCTCCTGCGCGTCCGCTCCCGCGGTGGCGACAGACGGGTAGGGGAGGCGACCCCGGCGTTCTGCTCCGGACtgtggaggaggtggggaggtgcAGAGGTGTTGGGCCGGGGCTGAGGTAGGAAGGGGTCTGTCCCTCGACGCCTCCTGCTACGCCAGCCCCTGAACTGTGATGCGAACGTGGGTCCTACTCTCCGCGGTGCTCTGGTGCCTCACAGGAGGTGGGGCTCCCTCCGCCCGGTGCCCAGTCCTCTCCCTCTGCCCGAGCTTCCCGGTCCTGCCTCCTTCgccttgccctgccctgccctgccctgcccgaCTCTGAACCCCTCTCCTCTTCTAAGTAAAAGTCAGTGGTTTCTTTCCTCCGCAGTCCGATGCCCGCGATCTACCTTATTCAATGCGAAGGGCTTCCTTTATGGCAAGACAGGACAGCCAGGTAATAAGGACCTCTACACACGCGGGCCCATTGGAGGGGCCGGAACTGCGAAGCTCTTTCCGGAAGAGCTTCCCTTACCTGGAGGGAAGGGGAACGAGTCAGcctttattgagcatctattatacCAAGCATCTGCTTGGCAGTTCACGACGGTCGCATCTTTTCATCCTTACAGCGACCCCTATTGTGTCGCCTTGCTCTAAAGCCTTGCAGCTCGCAAGGGGCTGGGATTTATTCCAGATCTCTTTCTCTGATGCCATCTCACTTCCAGCTGTCTCTGCTGCTTTGCAACGCGGGAAACCCACGCAGAGGCGTGATTTCCAAGGCCTTCTGTTTGGAATATCTTTAATCTTCCCCGTATTAACTGGAAAACTCACACGCATCCTTCAGGGCTCAGCTCAAATGTCCTCTATCTCTGCAGTGAAACTTACCCGAGGAAAATTAATTACATAGCTAATTTTAGATAAATTGAGCCAGTTGATAGCACGTGTCATGTTTAGACTCCTTGTATGTTTGGGTTCTCTCCCCGACCCCCAACCAAACTGTAGGACGTTGTCTTCATGTGCTCAGAGCCTGGCATTCAGTAGGctttaaaattaatatctttCTGGGTTGCAGTGATTCCAAGCATACCATCGTTCTGTCCACCCAACCAGAAACAAGGAGTAATCGCACATCTTCCTATATGCCCCAGATAGGCTTAATTATTGTTGCTAATGGAGAAAATCTGcagttagagatggggtttcaccatgttggtcaggctggtatcgaacttctgacctcaggtgatccgcacgcctcagcctcccgaaatgctgggattacaggcatgagccacagcacccagcatatatatatgtgtgtgtatatgtgtgtgtgtgtgtgtatatatacatatatatacatatacatatacatatacacacacacacacacacacatatgtgtgtNNNNNNNNNNNNNNNNNNNNNNNNNNNNNNNNNNNNNNNNNNNNNNNNNNNNNNNNNNNNNNNNNNNNNNNNNNNNNNNNNNNNNNNNNNNNNNNNNNNNNNNNNNNNNNNNNNNNNNNNNNNNNNNNNNNNNNNNNNNNNNNNNNNNNNNNNNNNNNNNNNNNNNNNNNNNNNNNNNNNNNNNNNNNNNNNNNNNNNNNNNNNNNNNNNNNNNNNNNNNNNNNNNNNNNNNNNNNNNNNNNNNNNNNNNNNNNNNNNNNNNNNNNNNNNNNNNNNNNNNNNNNNNNNNNNNNNNNNNNNNNNNNNNNNNNNNNNNNNNNNNNNNNNNNNNNNNNNNNNNNNNNNNNNNNNNNNNNNNNNNNNNNNNNNNNNNNNNNNNNNNNNNNNNNNNNNNNNNNNNtttttttttttttttaagacagggtctctctccatcacccaggctggagtgcagtggtgtgatctcggctcactgcaacctcgcctcctggattcaagcaattctactgcctcaacctcccaagtagctgggattgggattacaggcgcccaccaccatgcccagcaaatttttgtgtatttttagtagagacggggtttcaccatgttggccaagctggtcttgaactcctgacctaggtgatcctcccaaagtgctgggattacaggcgtgagccaccactcccagctgatcATTTAAAATAGTGTTGCTGAAGtctttttctgaactttttttgagagggagtctcgctctgttgcccaggcgggagtgcagtggtgcagtcttggctcactgcagcctccgcctcccgggttcaagtgagtctcctccatcagcctcccgcgtagctgggattataggtctgcatcaccacgccaagctaaattttgtatttttagtagatatggggttttgccattttcctcaggctggtctcaaactcctggactcaagcaatccactgccttggccttccaaaatgctgggattacaggcatgagctactgtgcccaggcCTTTTCTGAACTTTGAATTGCTTCCACCAACCCTCCAAAAAATTATGATTTGAGTGAGTTCTAAATCTGTAcattaaaatgaactttaaatgtataatgcatatttttataaacaaaactgTAATATGGAAAAATGTCATGACTCATGACTAATAgtgtagagttttaaaaaaattactatgaGAAGCAAAAAGGACTTCAGACTAGCGTTCTAAAtgttatatattgatttttaaaatagtgaaatcCAGCAAGAACTAATTTGTGTCTTCAGGACAAAGTGGTAGGagtatatttcttaatttaattttgctATATAATGtagttatacattattttatttcatcacagaaaaaatatatgtaaagttaCATCAAAATAGTCCAGTCCTTATCTGTATGGATTTTAAgctttctaaaaaagaaatagtggACCCCACCTACTTATGGATTGGGCCTAATGAAAAGACGTTAACAGgtaaatttgattttaatatgtactttttaaatgatgtgaacatatttttagaaaatcacTATTGCTTATTGGAAAGAAcaaattgaaatttaattttaatggcaGTTTCTCTTGCTCCCTACTTAGAAAAATCATGTTATATTTTGGCCacttccttattttctccttATGCAAAAACTGAAGCGGTAATTTTTGTGCCCTACTTCTCAGAGCTGTATTAATTCTAAGGTCTTTATGAAACCTAAAATTTATCATTGTAGCACCAGTAATAGGAGATGAAATatctaatatataatttttcatgatGTTAAGAGTGCCTTGgaacataaatattattaattagtTTCTGTCTTGTCTGAAGAAATTGTATAGTACTACAGAGCAATGTAATCTCTGTTTCTGAATTACTGGTATGAGCCAATTGAAACTAGATgccaagaaacaaagaaaaccaaaatgtatttcaaaagtgTACTTATCTCATGTAGTCTTCCATAGAGTAATAGGACAGAATTAAGATTTTGTGGGATTCTTAAAGTTGAGatagttcattaatttttaaaaattttgtatctaTTTGTAACTCCAAGTGTACTAAATAATGCTTGATATGTTGTATGCTAAATAAGTAATTTACTATTCTGTTTaggaaataatagaataaatataactaaaactGGACAGCTGATGGTGAAAGATTTTTTGGAGCCTTTGTCTGGACTTTACACATGTACTCTTTCTTATAAGATTGTTAAAGCAGAAACCCAAGAAGAAAAGACAGTCAAAAAGAGATATGACTTTATGGTCTTTGGTAAGAATTTAGGCACCTTTTAACTTGTACATTTAGTTCGGATCATAATTAAGTGTATGGTTTCTTCATTTAATGAAAAAGAGTCTGTAATAGGTGACTGTCACCAATTATGACTTACAAAATATTTTGGGATGTATTTGACTAAGCAAACTCCTAAGCTGACATCAAGATAGTTTATCCTAAATAATCTTCTTTCAACTCCCTACTTGCCTCTGTCTAGATATGCAAGCACATCTACTTTATCACAATTTAgcagataattttaaaactgatCTTTAATTCTATAAAAGCAAGTTAATGATCCTTTCACTGGGCTGTGCTGACAGCAATAATAATTTCTGTGAATTAAGGCCCTCCCCaaaaagtctttctttttctcgATACTGTTATCTATACAGCCAACCCACAGAAGCCATTTCTCTTGATGTACCAAGTAGATAATATATCAGATGAAAACAACATTTTTCATTAAAGTTAacagttttgtgtatttttgtgagGACTAACTGATAAAACATGTTATTAGATAAGTTTCTATGCTGATTGCAAGATTGATGGGATTGAGTATTACATGGTATTTGAAAATTGTTTGGTAGAGGAAATTAATGCTAGGCACCATTGCTTTTACtctcatctttctgtttttaaagccTATCGGGAACCTGATTATTCATATCAGATGGCTGTGCGTTTTACCACAAAGTCTTGCATAGGGAGATACAATGATGCGTTCTTTAGAATGCTGAAGAAAATCTTGGATAATCTAATATCTGATTTGTCATGCCATGTCATAGAGCCATCATATAAATGCCATTCTGTTGAAATTCCAGAACATGGCCTCATACATGAGCTATTTATAGCATTTcaaggtaaaatttttaaaatttctttaattttgaatttaGTCCTGAACCACAATAGATTGCAAAATTAATTACCATGTTAATATaaggtattttaaaagtaataggtCTTAAATGTTTGTTAAGCACTAAAGTATGTAGTTGACCTTAGCCTGTTGATGGTTTTAAAACTTAACACACTAATTACTTTCAAATGACATATTGttgcttctttaaaatcaatattttattaatacagCCTTTATGCAGCTAATATTTCACTTATAACTTCTTATAgaattttaacttgtatttttgaaaacttaGTAAAAGTGAATAACcaaatcaaatttatttctattcattttaaaGCCTTGTAGTTACTTACATTAGCCCCCAGATGGAGTGAAACCATCAAGTATAAATTATTCAAATTGTGCACCTTGTTTTATTACTAGGATTAGATAGCTGGACTAAACACATGCCTGCATGCACAAGGAATGCAGCACTTGGACCTTTATTGAAATGTTTGGAACTTTTCAGAATCCCTTTGTGAATCTATTGGTTTTTTCTCTTCAGTTAATCCCTTTGCACCAGGGTGGAAAGGTGCTTGCAATGGATCTGTTGACTGTGAAGATATCACTAATCGTAATATCCTCCAGGTGAGAATTTCATGGTAAGGAagaagtatttgtctttttctttttttagagacagggtgtcacccaggctggagtgcagtggtgcgaccatagctcactgcagactcaaactcctgggctcaagtgatcttcctgcctcagccaaggaagagtatttgaaaatcaataaagctatttaaaaaatttttgtaaatactTTGTTATattgaaacatttctttaaaaacctatttctccatgttgtgaatatttatcaataataaaaacatttctaaggaggaaataaattatttttaaaaaaacaaatatgaagtattaataatattgatttttcaaGTATCGATTTTTGGTTTCAGTTTTTTAAACTGAGGTTATGAGATTCTTAGTTATttcaagatgtgatttttttttttctttatcaaaagAGAGCTGGAGTATCAAGATGTGTTATTCTGGAGTAGCACATCTGTAATATTAGATAGTTCCCAAGGTTACTATTATGTATTTTATCTATTACAGAAGGATAGGTCTTTGTTCCCCAAGTGATGATTAAATAGTAACTTAAAGAACAACTTCACAAACATGTCACCCTACGTTAAGCCAATAGTGCTTCCAAAATTATATCTACATTGGTCATAATAGTTGCTCTCCCCTCTACCATCCTCAGAGGCTAAGGACATAGTCTTAAAAATCCCTTCACTCTCTGGTCTAGTTCCTGAGCTCATACCCTTAATTGATACTGTGCATGGCTTATGAGAAGTACTTAGTTAAAATTAGTTATTATTAAATTCTGTGCTCAAAACCCAAAATTTACATCAGTCTATAATGCTAATtaaagaaaagtctttttttcttttttttttttttgagacacagtcttgctctgttgcccaggctggagtgcagtggcggccatctcagctcactgcaagctccatctcccaggttcaagcaattctcctgcctcagcctcccaagtagctgggagtaaaggtgcgcaccaccacacccagctaattttttgtacttttatcagagacggggtttcaccatgttggctaggctggtctcactcctgacctcaagtgatctgcccacctcagcctcccgaagtgctggaatcacaggtgtaagccaccacacccggccaagaaaAGTCTTACTTTCCGTTTTGCTTGGCTCTTTTTCTTTGATGATCATGGAAATTAGATATAATGAACCCCCAATTATCTACATATGGGATAGACATtgcaaataattcaaaacaagttttttagtcttaatttttcttttcattttgttttgtttcgtttttgagatggagtctcattctgtcacccaggctgcagtgcagtggcgcagtctcggctcactgcagcctctgcctctggattcaagtgattcttgtgcctcagcttcccgagtagctgggattacaggtgcctgccactacacctggctaagttttgtactttttagtagagacgaggtttcaccatgttggccaggctggtctcaaactcgtggcctcaagtgattcgcccacctctgcctcccaaagtgctaagatcacaggcatgagccaccgcgcccagcctaatcttaattttaatttttatttttatttattttggttttttttgagacagaatctcactctgttgccaggctggagtgcagtggtgccatctcggctcactgcaacctctgcctcctgggttcaagggattctcctgcctcagcctcctgagtagctgggactacaggcacatcacaccacacccagctaatttttgaatttttaatagagacggggtttcaccgtgttggccaggatggtctcgatctcttgatctcttgatctgcccgccttggtctcccaaagtgctgggtttacaggtgtgagacactgcgcccagccaattttttttaaccattgcaCATATTAATTAACAACAGCTGATAAGGTCAAGGCTAGACTAATTTTGGTGTTAACACATACCTTTTCAGGAATTTATGTAAAGTATGGCATGCTTATAGTACATTATTGCCTATGATACTGGAGGATAAATTTGGCTCATGGTTTAATAATTGTACCTTTCTCTGGTATTTTTCAACCTTAGGCAAGAAATCGAATAGAAGAATTTTTTTGGAGCCAAGCATATATTTTCTACCATAACTTTAATAAAACTCTACCAGCAATGCATTTTGTGGACCACAGTTTGCAAGTAGTACGTCTGGATAGCTGTCGACCAGGCTTTGGAAAAGATGACGGTCTACACAGTAATTGCGCTAGCTGTTGTGgtaactataaaatataaatatctaaatatttaggTTATAGAGTCAGAAGAATATATATAAGTAATTCACTTGGCATAACTGAATAGAATCTTT harbors:
- the ZPBP2 gene encoding zona pellucida-binding protein 2, with protein sequence MRTWVLLSAVLWCLTGVRCPRSTLFNAKGFLYGKTGQPEKIYVKLHQNSPVLICMDFKLSKKEIVDPTYLWIGPNEKTLTGNNRINITKTGQLMVKDFLEPLSGLYTCTLSYKIVKAETQEEKTVKKRYDFMVFAYREPDYSYQMAVRFTTKSCIGRYNDAFFRMLKKILDNLISDLSCHVIEPSYKCHSVEIPEHGLIHELFIAFQVNPFAPGWKGACNGSVDCEDITNRNILQARNRIEEFFWSQAYIFYHNFNKTLPAMHFVDHSLQVVRLDSCRPGFGKDDGLHSNCASCCVVCSPATFSPDVGVICQTCVSVLIYGAKSCP